Part of the Gramella sp. Hel_I_59 genome, TTTATTACTGAAGTTTCTGCTCACTGGAAGACTCACTATAATTTCGATAAATCACATAATTCCAGGTCAAAAAAATTAAGCAACTCTTTCTTAGAACTATTGGTGATCAATTTTGTAATCCCACTGAAATTTGCATTCTCAAAAAGTTCAGGAGAACCGGCGTCCAGTCTCTATGAGATAGTAACAAGCTTGAAAGCTGAAAAGAACTCAATTACTAGATTGTACAATAGTTTGAGACCTGGTACCGTAAAGAATGCACTGGAATCACAGGCAGTGCTTGAACTCAAAAAGAACTACTGTAGCAAGTGTAGATGTTTGCACTGTGAATTAGGCGCGACATTATTGAGAAATTCTGTTAAATACGTTTAAATTTGTAACATGGCAGGAATGGTATCGAACATGAGGCATTATCTCGAGAAGCACGGATTCTACGTATCCACCAGGATGGCAGATAAGATGGGAATTCGCGCAAAGAATGTTCGGTTATTCTTTATATATGCAAGCTTTTTCACCATGGGTGCAGGCTTTATCGTATATCTGATCCTTGCTTTCTGGCTCAAACTTAAAGACCTAATCTACACTAAGAGAACCTCTGTATTCGATTTATGAGACAATTGATAGATTCCAGGATCAGGCTGGCCGTAGTATTGATTATTATGGTGTTCGTTACCGGAATCGTTGGTTTCAGGTTCTTATACGATTATACTTGGGTCGATGCGCTCTATATGACCATCATTACCGTAAGTACAGTAGGTTACGGGGAGGTTCAGCCTATGGGGGCTTACGGAAAATTATTCACATCCTTTTTTATTATTTCCGGACTATTCATCTTTGGTTTCGGTCTCTCCACGATCACAGAACATATTCTGAATAAGAACAATATTGGTAATCTAAAACGTAATAAAATGAAGAAGAGGATAGACTCCCTAAACGATCATATCATTGTTTGCGGTTACGGTCAGAACGGAAAACAGGCAGTTCAGAAATTGCTGGATTACCGAAAGAATTTCGTAATCATAGATGACCATGAGGAAGTCTTTCAGAATCTGGAAAATGACAGGCTTAATTATATTGTAGGAAATGCTACTGAAGATGAGGTGCTAACCCTTGCCGGTGTGGAAAGAGCATCGACTTTAATTTGTGCACTACCCAGGGATGCGGATAACCTGTTCATCGTTCTTTCTGCAAGACAGTTGAAAAAGGATTTGAAGATTATTAGCAGAGCTACGGAAGAAAATAGTTATAAAAAATTGAAACTTGCCGGTGCAGATAATGTGATCATGCCAGATAGAATAGGGGGGAGTCATATGGCTTCACTCGTAGTAGTTCCAGATCTGGTCGAATTTCTGGACAATCTTTCTGTTTCTGGCGAACAGGACAGTATCAATGTTGAACAGGTCTCATTTTCCAAAATTTGCACAGATGGAGTGGAAAGGTCAATTTCTGAAACCGATATTCGGAAAAAAACCGGTTGCTCTGTTATTGGCTATAAATCGCCGTCTGGAACCTATGTGGTAAACCCGGAACCATCTCAACGTATCGAGCGTGATTCTAAGTTGATTATGATTGGCAGACCCGATCAAATTGAGCACTTAAAAAAGTATTATTCGGTTTAGAAATCGGACTTAAATTTTAATAAATGCTCCGTTTTCTTTAACATGACATTCACAATTTAACTACCAAAAGTTTGTTTTAGCCCAATTTTTTAGCATATTCACGCGCTGAAAATTTAACTTCATTATTAATAACCAAATTTCCATATGAGAAAGTATTTGCTTTCAATGTTCTTTTTATTTTCGATTGTAGGACTATCTGCACAGGAACTAGACGTAAAAGCCCAGGTAGGAAACCCCTCCAAAGTAATAAATAATGGATTCATTGAACTGGATGTAACAGGGGGAACTCCTCCTTACCAGTATAAATGGTCCAACCAGGGAACCAGCCTGGAATCTAATAAGACTGCAGGTCTTACAGAAGGTGTTCCTTACACGGTAGTAGTAACAGATGCTGCAGGAAACAAATTTGAAGGCGAGTACCAAGTAGAGGCAGAAGCTATCACCGAACACTTCAATGGAACTTTTTCTCCTATTGTTGCAAGTATGGGAAGCGTTCTTTTCTGGGATCCATTCACAGCTATGGGAGTTTACGATCCTGTTATTTATGCTGATATCAAAAGAATTGAAGCTCCAACCTGGAGTGCTTCTGAAGATGCTAAATTTGTACTTGAAGAATGGCTGGTGGAAGATGGCGAGCATGTGAACGAAGGAGATCCTATTGCAGTTGTTACCAAGAATGGTGAAAGCATCGAAGTGCTTGCGAACGCTGATGGTACATTAGATCAATTTCAAGCTGAAGGTGAAGTAATCTACAATTCTGAAAATAAGCAACATGTTATTGAGCAGGGAGCTCAATACTTTGGTAGCATTATATATGATGAGCCAGTAGCGCTTCTACATCCAAATGGAGACCCTCAAACTAAGAACATTCCATTTATTGTGGTTTGGCTTGTATTGGGAGCATTGTTCTTCACGATCAGGTTAGGTTTTATCAATATTAGAGGTTTTAAACACTCTTTACAGTTAGCTAAAGGTAAATATGACGATCCAAACGCTCCTGGACAGGTAACTCACTTCCAGGCTTTGGCGACAGCAGTTTCTGGGACTGTAGGTCTTGGGAATATTGCTGGTGTGGCAGTGGCGATCTCATTAGGAGGTGCCGGTGCAACCATGTGGATGATCCTTGCAGGACTTCTTGGAATGTCTTCCAAATTTGTGGAGTGTACTTTAGGTGTAAAATATAGATTTATTAATGCTGATGGTCGTGTATTTGGTGGTCCAATGAACTACCTGAGATATGGTCTTGAAAAAAGAAATAAAAGAGGTCTTGGTAAATTCCTTGCAGCATTTTTCGCGATACTTGCGATCGGTGCATCTTTTGGTGGCGGAAACATGTTCCAGGCGAACCAGTCTTTCTCTATTCTTGCTGGAGAATTTCCAATGCTGGAAGGAAACGGATTTATCTTTGGGATCGTAGTAGCAGTACTGGTAGGTATTGTAATTATTGGAGGTATTAGCAGTATTGCTAAGGTTACTGGTAAGATCGTACCAATTATGGCAGCAGTTTATGTACTGGGTGCTTTAGTGGTAATAGGTGTAAATATTGAAAATATTGGTCCTGCATTCACTGCGATCTGGGATGGAGCTTTTAATCCTAGTGCTCTTAAAGGAGGAGTTATTGGTGTTCTAATCGTTGGATTCCAGCGTGCGGCATTTTCCAATGAGGCTGGTGTAGGTTCCGCAGCGATTGCGCATAGTGCAGCTAAAACGAACCATCCTCCTTCTGAAGGTTTTGTAGCTCTTCTAGAGCCATTTATCGATACCGTAGTAGTTTGTACGCTAACGGCATTAGTGTTGATCTTTACTGGAATGCATGAAGTAGAAGGTGTTGGAGGAGTAGAATTAACATCTAGTGCTTTTGGAAGTGTGATCTCATGGTTCCCATATGTTCTGGCAACTGCAGTATTCTTGTTCGCATTTTCTACAATGATCTCATGGTCTTATTATGGAATGAGAGCCTGGACTTACCTGTTTGGAAAAAGTAAAATAAACGAAATTATCTATAAAGTTTTATTCTTAATCTTTGTAGTAGTTGGAGCCTCAGTTAGTTTAGGAGCGGTGCTGGATTTCTCAGATATGATGATCCTGGCTATGTCCTTCCCTAATATTATAGGTCTCTATATTATGATTGGAGAAGTAAGTAATGATCTTAAGGATTACTCTAAGAAGCTTAAAGCTGGAGAGTTATTCCATAAAACTGAAGAGCCAGCCGCCTAGGCCCTCTCTAGTATGAAATTACTAAAATCCCATTTTGCGCTTTCAAGAAGTCAGCAGAATGGGATTTTTGTTTTGGTCCTGGTCATAATCATCCTGCAGTTGATTCTCTTCGGAAGTGATTATATCTCTAAAGATAGCATACCGGTAAATGATGAGAAACTTCAGAAATTCCAGAGTCAGTTAGATTCTATCCGTAAGCTGAAACCTAAGATGAAGGATACCATCTATCCTTTCAATCCAAATTATTTGTCAGATTTCAAAGCATACCAGATAGGATTGAGCGTAGAAGAGATCGATAAATTATTGAAGTACCGGGCAACCAATAAATGGATTAACTCTGCTGAAGATTTCCAGAGGGTTACAGGAGTAAGTGATAGTTTGATGATGATCATAAAGCCATCTTTTCGATTCCCTGAATGGGTTAAGAACTCCGGGAAGCTTCAGAAACCCATAACAGGAAAGGCTGAAGTGATTTCGATTGCCGACCTTAATACTGTTTCTGCTGAAGATCTTCAGGTTGTAAATGGAATTGGTGAAAAACTTTCAGAGAGGATCGTGAAATACAGAAACAGGATTGGCGGTTTTCTTTCCGAAGAACAATTGAAGGATGTGTATGGATTAAGTCCTGAAGTGATCGCCAGGATCAGTGAAAAGTTCCAGGTTATCAATAAACCACAGGTAATCCTCCAGAATATAAATTCCATCACAGAAGCTGAACTTGCAGAATTGCCATATTTTAATCCTGCTCTGGCCAAGAAAATTATAAATCACAGAACCATGAATGAAGGGATTCGGTCTTTTGAAGAATTGACAAAAATCAGTGGTTTTCCTTCCGATAAAATCGACAGAATTAAATTATATTTGTCAGTACAGTGATTTTTGTTAGAAAATCGATCTGAAATTGTAAATATAATAATTGCTAATACGGCCTTTTAGCCGGGAAAAAATAAATAGAAATGAGTAGATATTTTACAGAGGAACATGACCTTTTCAGGAAGAGTTTCCAGGAATTTCTTCAGAAGGAAGTAGTGCCTCACGTAGATAAATGGGAAGAAACCGGTACCATTGAAAGGTTTATCTGGAAGAAGTTTGGTGAGATGGGTTATTTCGGCCTTAATCAACCGGAAGAGTATGGAGGAATGGCTTTAGACCTGTTCTATACGATTATATTTCTTGAGGAACTTCAGAAAGTAAATTCAGGTGGTTTTGCAGCAGCAATGTGGGCGCATGCTTATCTTGCTATGACACATTTAAAGGTTGAAGCCAGTCATGAACTCAAAGAGAAATACCTGACACCTGCGATTGAAGGTGAAATGATAGGTTGTCTAGGGATATCAGAACCATTTGGAGGATCTGATGTTGCTGGTATGAAAACTACTGCTGTAAAGAAAGGTGATCATTATGTGATCAATGGTTCAAAGACTTTTATTACCAATGGAGTTTATGCAGATTTTTATGTGGTAGCTGCTAAAACAGATCCTGAAAAAGGAAACAAAGGAATGAGTATGTTCCTGTTAGATAAAGAGTTTGCAGGAATTTCAGCAAATAAACTAAATAAGCTGGGCTGGAGAGCATCAGATACTGCAGAGCTTGCCTTTGATAATGTAAAAGTACCTGTTGAGAACTTACTTGGTGAAGAGGGAATGGGCTTCAATTACATCATGCAACATTTCGCTCTGGAACGTTTGATCATGGGTGTAAATGCTCATGCACGCTCAGAATTTGCACTGGAATACACTATGGGTTATATGCAGGAGCGTGAAGCTTTTGGACGTTCCCTGGATAAATTTCAGGCATTGAGACATACTGTTGCTGAAATGGTAAGTGAAGTTGAGGTGATCAAAGAGTTTAACTATGCAACGACTCAAAGGTTGAATGATGGGGAATATGTGGTAAAAGAGGCTAGCATGTCTAAACTGCTTGCGACTAAAATTTCAGATGAAGTAATGTATAAATGTCTGCAAATGCTAGGAGGGTATGGATATATGGAAGATTATCCAATGGCAAGAATGTTCCGTGATAGTAGGTTAGGACCAATTGGCGGGGGAACTTCTGAAATTCTAAAAGAGATTATCGCAAAAATGGTGATCGATAAAAAAGAATACAAGCCTGCAGCTAAATAGCATTTTTGCGAAAATTCATTTTCGCGCAAAAATGGTAATCGATAAGAAGGAATACAAGCCTGCAGCTAAATAGCGTTTTTGCGAAAATTCATTTTCGCGCAAAAATGGTAATCGATAAGAAGGAATATAAGCCTGCAGCTAAATAGCATATTTGCGAATATTCATTTTTCGCGCAAAGATGTTGATCGATAAGAAATAATACGAGCCTGCAGCTAAGTAGGCGTATTATTAAAATAAGAAACCAGCCCTGGAAATTCCGGGGCTATTTTTTTAAACTCTTATAAAAGGTTCTTCTAATCTTTTCTCCATTAATGAAAAATTCACTGGCTTCTTTATCAGTATAAAATTCAGAAGTGAGCGATTCATCGAGTGCAATTTCCTCTTCAGTAGCTCCCTGATCGATTTTCTGCTGAACATTTTCCCGGATATTTTTCAGCATAGACACATAATTTGAATAATCCTGATAGTTTGCGAGATCACCATGTCCCGGAATTATTTTTGTTTTTTCATTGATGATAGACAAGCCTTTTTCCGCAGCTTCAATATCGCCGTCTACACTACCGCCGCTACTCAAGTCTATATAAGGAAACATTCCGTTGAAAAAAGTATCACCAGTGTGTAAAACATTGCTTTGGGGCAGGTAAACAAGCGCATCACCATCTGTATGAGCATTATGAACATGCAGCACCATCACATCGTTTGCATTTATATGGAGATTCAACTGGTCATTAAAGGTAATAACCGGAATGCCTGCAGTACTGTCTGTCGCTTTCTCTTTTAATCGCTCGCGAACATTTTCATGTGCCAGAATAAGCGCTCCCTGATCATCAAAATTTTCATTCCCGCCGGTATGATCTCCATGATGATGTGTGTTCACCAGAAATCGAACAGGCTGTTCGCTAATTTTGGCAATAGCCGCGATCAATTTATCTGATAGAGCAGCGAATTGATCATCTATCATGAACACTCCATCCGGTCCTGTAAGTATGCCAATATTCCCGCCAGCACCCTGTAAAAGGTACACCTCTTCGGTGATCTGTTGCGTTTTAATTTCTACCTGATCCATATTCTGGAAAGCAAAACTGCTAAAACTGCATGCTAAACCGAATACTATTAATGTTGTAAGTTTTTTCATGAGATATTCATTATCGACGGAAGTTAGGTAAAATAGGCGTAGATCATATTCATGCTGAAATAAATCGCTAAAATATTGGAGGTTGAAATAAATGATTTATCTTTGCAGCCGATTCCAAAAGAGAGGAGGTTATGACACTATGTTAATTATACCAGTTAAAGACGGAGAAAATATAGATAGAGCTCTTAAGCGTTTCAAGCGAAAGTTCGACAAGACAGGAACTATGCGCCAGCTAAGAAGCCGCCAGCATTTTACGAAGCCATCTGTAGAGCGTAGAGCTCAGGTTCAAAAAGCGGAGTACATCCAGCATTTGAGAGACGCAGAAGATATCTAGAGATATCAACAGGCTTTTGTAAAGCTGATAATTATAAGAACTGTTGCTAGTTTAAAGTTTACTAACTTTGACTATCAACAGTTTTTTTTATGCCTTTTAAATCCTTCCTTGAGTATCTTCAGTTAGAGAAGAATTATGCCGAAACTACTATAAGAGCATATAAGGCAGATCTCACACAATTTCAGAAATTTATAAAAAAGGAATTTTCCGAAGAAAAGATTGAGAAAGTCTCATACAACCAGGTTCGAAACTGGATCGTGGAGCTTTCAGATTCTGGTATTTCGAACCAAAGCATCAATCGAAAAATGTCTTCTCTTAAAGCTTACTATAAATTTCTTCTGAAAACTTCAGCGATAGAAAGTTCTCCACTCGCAAAACATCGATCGCTAAAAGCTGCAAAGAAAATTCAGGTTCCGTTCTCTGAAAAAGAGGTGGTGGCCGTACTGGAAGATTTCGATGATGATACTTTTGAAGGACTCCGCGATAAATTGATGATAGAGCTGTTTTATTCTACAGGAATAAGAAGGGCAGAATTGATTAATATTAAAGAGCAGGATCTTGATTTAGGTAGTAATATGCTAAAAGTCCTTGGAAAAAGAAATAAGGAACGTTATATCCCGTTATTGAATCAGGTGGTTAGCACGGCAGAGAAGTATGTATCAGTTAAGCATTCTGATCCATTACTGCGAGATTGTCCTTACTTGTTTATTACCGCAAAGGGACACAAAAGCTACGAAAGCCTTGTTTATAGAATTATAAATAATTATTTTAGTAAGGTGTCTGGTAAGGTAAAAAAGAGTCCGCATATACTGCGTCACACTTTTGCCACACATTTATTGAACCAGGGAGCAAACATGAATGCTGTAAAAGAATTGCTGGGACATTCAAGTCTGGCATCTACGCAAGTTTACACGCATAATAGTATTGCTGAATTGAGTAAAATTCATAAGAATGCTCATCCCAGGAACAATAATAAGTAACCGATCATTTTTTTGTTTAATTAAATTCAACCTGATTATGAAAATGAATCTGCAGTCTGTGAACTTTAATGCTGATCCAAAGCTAATTGACTTCACTCAGAAAAAACTAGATAAGCTTGAAAATTATTTTGATAAAATTATCCATGCGGATGTATTTTTTAAAGTTGAAAATACCAGTGGTAAGGATAATAAGATAACAGAGATCTTGTTGAGTATTCCTGGGGGTGAGCTAATGGTTAAAAAGACCTGTAATAAATTCGAAGCTTGTGTGGATGAATGTGTTAGTTCATTACAAAGGCAGCTCATCAAGAAAAAAGAAAAAATGAGTACTCATGTTTAGGAGATTTTTTTTCTAATAATGTTTTGATAAAGAAATAATTTATATACATTTGCAGTCCGTTAGAAATAGCGGACTTTTTTATGCGGAATTTTAAGCATAAAAGGCCGATGTAGCTCAGCTGGCTAGAGCAGCTGATTTGTAATCAGCAGGTCGTGGGTTCGAGTCCCTCCATCGGCTCTTGAAATACTGAAAACACCGAAGTTTCTGTAGAACTTTCAAGTTTAAATCATTGCTGATGAATAGCTTGCAAAAAAACTGACAGAAATTTTAAAAAATGCTTTGGATGGTGCTGTAAAATTACTTTAATTTGCAGCCGTTAAAAAAACCATTATAAGCTAAGCTGTTTCAGTAATGGTTCTATGAAATAGTGGTAATTATTGGGGAGATACTCAAGCGGCCAACGAGGGCAGACTGTAAATCTGCTGACTACGTCTTCGCAGGTTCGAATCCTGCTCTCCCCACAAAGGTTTTAAATGAAGCTGTTGTCTAAAGCTTGCTTTTGAAAGACAGTAATTTTAAAATCGAAGTTCGGGGCCACCCGAACAGGATCATCGAGCAAAAGCGAGATAATCCTAAAGGTGAAAGTCTAAAATGGTAATGCGGGAGTAGCTCAGTTGGTAGAGCGTCAGCCTTCCAAGCTGAATGTCGCCGGTTCGAACCCGGTCTCCCGCTCTAAATTTAATTGAATCAGGATTTATCCGGTCACTAGAACCGACTTTTATCGGTTTACTCATAAAGAGTTAAAATGACTGAAGTACCTCGAGCCTGATCTTTTCCATAAGCCTGATAGGTTTATGGATATCGCTGTTTAAAACAGTCAATTGTCTGGCCGACGTAGCTCAGGGGTAGAGCGTTTCCTTGGTAAGGAAGAGGTCACGGGTTCAATTCCCGTCGTTGGCTCTAGTTTTGTATAAAATTGAACACTAATATATAACTAAGATTAAATAAGTATTAATTATGGCAAAGGAAACTTACGATCGTTCCAAACCGCACCTAAATATTGGTACAATTGGACACGTAGATCACGGAAAAACTACTTTAACTGCAGCTATTACTAAAGTAATGGCTGATGCTGGATATTCAGAAGCTAGTGCGTTTGATCAAATTGACAACGCTCCTGAAGAAAAGGAAAGAGGTATTACAATTAACTCTTCTCACGTTGAGTACTCAACAGCTAACCGTCACTACGCTCACGTTGACTGTCCTGGTCACGCCGATTACGTAAAGAACATGGTAACTGGTGCTGCTCAAATGGACGGTGCTATTCTTGTTGTGGCTGCGACTGATGGTCCTATGCCTCAAACTCGTGAGCACATCCTTCTTGGACGCCAGGTAGGTATTCCAAGAATCGTTGTATTCTTGAATAAAGTTGACCTTGTAGATGATGAGGAACTTCTTGAACTAGTTGAAATGGAAGTAAGAGATCTTCTTTCTTTCTACGAGTATGATGGTGATAATGGTCCTGTAATTTCAGGTTCTGCACTTGGAGCGCTAGAAGGAGATGAGAAATGGTCTAAGACTGTTCTTGATCTTATGGAAGCGGTTGATAGCTGGATTGAACTTCCAGAACGTGATGTTGATAAGCCTTTCTTGATGCCTATCGAAGATGTATTCTCTATTACAGGTCGTGGTACAGTTGCAACTGGACGTATCGAAACAGGTGTTGCAAACACTGGAGATCCTGTAGAGATCATTGGTATGGGAGCTGGAAAACTTACTTCTACTATTACTGGAGTTGAAATGTTCCGTAAGATTCTTGATAGAGGTGAAGCTGGTGATAACGTAGGTATCCTACTAAGAGGAATTGAGAAGTCTCAAATTTCTAGAGGTATGGTAATTACTAAGCCAGGATCTGTAACTCCACACGCTAAATTCAAAGCTGAGGTTTACATCCTTAAGAAAGAAGAAGGTGGACGTCACACTCCATTCCATAATAACTACCGTCCACAGTTCTACGTACGTACAACTGATGTAACAGGAACAATCAACCTTCCTGATGGTGTAGAAATGGTAATGCCAGGTGATAACCTTACTATTACTGTTGAACTTATTCAGCCAATCGCAATGAATACTGGTCTACGTTTCGCAATTCGTGAAGGTGGTAGAACTGTAGGTGCTGGACAGGTAACTGAAATTCTAGACTAAGAATTTTCAATATATAAAAAGGTATCCCGTGACAAGCGGGATACCTTCACTTATATTTACGGGTTTAGCTCAGTTGGTAGAGCACTGGTCTCCAAAACCAGGTGTCGGGAGTTCGAGCCTCTCAACCCGTGCAAATATTTTTTTAGAACATGGCAGGATTTGTTAATTACATTTCAGAATCATATAACGAGTTAAAAAACCACGTTACCTGGACAAGCTGGTCTGAAGCTCAGAGGCTAACAGTGATTGTTGCTGTATTCTCGATTGTTTTTTCATTGGCAATTTGGGGTGTTGATACGCTTTTTAGTGGAGCGATTGAGCAATACTTCGAATGGGTTAAATCTTAAAACAAAAGAGTAATGGCTGAAGCAAAGGAGAAAAAGTGGTATGTGGTTCGCGCTGTAAGTGGACAGGAAAATAAGGTTAAGGACTATATAGAGAAAGAAATTGCTCATATGGGTCTTGAAGATTTTGTGGACCAGGTTCTTGTGCCTACTGAAAAAGTAATACAAATTCGTAACGGGAAAAAAGTAAATAAAGAAAGAGTTTATTTTCCTGGTTATGTAATGATTCAAGCTAATATCAGCGGTGAGATTCCTCACATTATTAAAGGAATTAATGGCGTTATTGGATTTCTAGGTGAAACTAAAGGTGGAGACCCGGTGCCACTCAGGAAATCTGAAGTGAATAGAATGCTAGGAAAGGTAGATGAGCTATCTGTGAAGACAGACAATGTTGCAATTCCATTCACAATAGGAGAAACAATCAAAGTAATCGATGGTCCCTTTAATGGTTTCAATGGAACTGTTGAGAAGATCAACGAAGAAAAGCGTAAGCTTGAAGTAATGGTTAAGATTTTCGGAAGAAAAACTCCATTAGAGTTGAGTTATATGCAGGTAGAGAAAGTATAAAAAATTACTGTTACATATATTTTTTGATAGTTTTTTCAGCTTCCACTCAATAAACTATCATTTAAAAATTTGAAAAATGGCAAAAGAAGTAAGTAAAGTTGTAAAACTACAAGTTCGCGGAGGTGCTGCTAACCCATCACCACCAGTTGGACCTGCTTTAGGTGCTGCCGGAGTGAACATCATGGAATTCTGTAAGCAATTCAATGGTAGAACTCAGGACAAGCAAGGAAAGGTACTTCCAGTAGCAATTACTGTTTATAAGGATAAGTCTTTTGATTTTGTGATCAAAACACCACCTGCAGCAGTGCAATTGATGGAAGCGGCAAAGACTAAAAAAGGTTCAGGTGAGCCGAACAGAAAAAAAGTAGCTAGTGTTTCTTGGGATCAGGTTAAAGCGATTGCAGAAGACAAAATGCAGGATCTTAACGCATTTACTGTAGAATCTGCAATGAAAATGGTTGCCGGAACAGCTCGTTCGATGGGAATAACTGTAAAAGGTGAAGCACCGTTTTAATCCAAAAAGAAATTAGAAAATGGCAAAATTAACTAAAAAGCAAAAAGAAGCTCAGGGAAAGATCGAGAACGGTAAAACGTACACGGTTGCTGAAGCGTCTGCTTTGATAAAAGATGTTACCAACGCAAATTTCGATCCTTCTGTAGATCTAGCAGTTCGTTTGAATGTAGATCCACGTAAAGCTAACCAAATGGTTAGAGGTGTTGTAACTCTTCCGCATGGAACAGGTAAGGATGTTAAAGTTCTTGCGCTTGTTACTCCAGATAAAGAAGAGGAAGCAAAAGAAGCTGGTGCAGATTTCGTTGGATTAGATGAATACCTTGAGAAAATCAAAGGTGGTTGGACAGATGTTGATGTTATCATCACTATGCCTAGCGTTATGGGGAAACTTGGACCACTAGGACGTGTTCTAGGACCAAGAGGGCTTATGCCTAACCCAAAAACCGGTACGGTAACTATGGATATCGCTAAGGCAGTATCTGATGTGAAGGCTGGTAAGATCGACTTTAAAGTTGACAAAACAGGGATTGTACATGCTGCAATTGGAAAAGCGTCTTTCGATGCTGAGAAGATCGCAGGTAATGCAAGAGAATTATTAACTACGCTGGTAAAATTGAAGCCTCAGGCATCCAAAGGTCTTTATATAAAGAGTATTTATATGACTAGCACCATGAGCCCGAGTGTAGAGATAGATACTAAAAGGTTTACTGAGCAATAATTTACGATTATGACAAGAGAAGAAAAATCACAAG contains:
- the secE gene encoding preprotein translocase subunit SecE translates to MAGFVNYISESYNELKNHVTWTSWSEAQRLTVIVAVFSIVFSLAIWGVDTLFSGAIEQYFEWVKS
- the rplK gene encoding 50S ribosomal protein L11 gives rise to the protein MAKEVSKVVKLQVRGGAANPSPPVGPALGAAGVNIMEFCKQFNGRTQDKQGKVLPVAITVYKDKSFDFVIKTPPAAVQLMEAAKTKKGSGEPNRKKVASVSWDQVKAIAEDKMQDLNAFTVESAMKMVAGTARSMGITVKGEAPF
- the raiA gene encoding ribosome-associated translation inhibitor RaiA: MKMNLQSVNFNADPKLIDFTQKKLDKLENYFDKIIHADVFFKVENTSGKDNKITEILLSIPGGELMVKKTCNKFEACVDECVSSLQRQLIKKKEKMSTHV
- the rplA gene encoding 50S ribosomal protein L1; translated protein: MAKLTKKQKEAQGKIENGKTYTVAEASALIKDVTNANFDPSVDLAVRLNVDPRKANQMVRGVVTLPHGTGKDVKVLALVTPDKEEEAKEAGADFVGLDEYLEKIKGGWTDVDVIITMPSVMGKLGPLGRVLGPRGLMPNPKTGTVTMDIAKAVSDVKAGKIDFKVDKTGIVHAAIGKASFDAEKIAGNARELLTTLVKLKPQASKGLYIKSIYMTSTMSPSVEIDTKRFTEQ
- the tuf gene encoding elongation factor Tu, with translation MAKETYDRSKPHLNIGTIGHVDHGKTTLTAAITKVMADAGYSEASAFDQIDNAPEEKERGITINSSHVEYSTANRHYAHVDCPGHADYVKNMVTGAAQMDGAILVVAATDGPMPQTREHILLGRQVGIPRIVVFLNKVDLVDDEELLELVEMEVRDLLSFYEYDGDNGPVISGSALGALEGDEKWSKTVLDLMEAVDSWIELPERDVDKPFLMPIEDVFSITGRGTVATGRIETGVANTGDPVEIIGMGAGKLTSTITGVEMFRKILDRGEAGDNVGILLRGIEKSQISRGMVITKPGSVTPHAKFKAEVYILKKEEGGRHTPFHNNYRPQFYVRTTDVTGTINLPDGVEMVMPGDNLTITVELIQPIAMNTGLRFAIREGGRTVGAGQVTEILD
- the nusG gene encoding transcription termination/antitermination protein NusG, whose product is MAEAKEKKWYVVRAVSGQENKVKDYIEKEIAHMGLEDFVDQVLVPTEKVIQIRNGKKVNKERVYFPGYVMIQANISGEIPHIIKGINGVIGFLGETKGGDPVPLRKSEVNRMLGKVDELSVKTDNVAIPFTIGETIKVIDGPFNGFNGTVEKINEEKRKLEVMVKIFGRKTPLELSYMQVEKV